A single genomic interval of Plantibacter sp. Leaf314 harbors:
- a CDS encoding carboxylesterase/lipase family protein, with translation MTPDTSSTYPVVHTLAGAVRGIRRPDGSSAFLGIPFAEPPFGARRFQAPEPTGPWEGVRDATTHGATPQRKAMAEITTIPEPSIPGESTLNVDVFTPDPSPASDGTGLPVLVWIHGGGFIAGSPASPWYDGRSFNRDGVVTVSISYRLGFDGFGWLPDAPANRGVLDWILALEWVRDNIQAFGGDPRRVTIAGQSAGGGSVMTLLATPAAQHLFHRAISLSGVPGDVPLEQARSLTERLAAHLGVAPTAAGFASVPETALIEAQGFEATAGGPRDAESILRGMTTMDGRLGLGPVVDGELLVDTVDAGLAAGRGADKPLLVSATREEFAGFFTGRPDAFDAVPPARAVHLMGAPEALADAYVATQVGEPTSLVAGRFISDVMFRERIIRWAAARGDAETWVSDFVWPSAVSGIAEHCLDVPFFFDLLDDPDVTRVAGPAAPQELADRLHGAAVAFVRGGSPGWAPAGRSASDIEVFDAAGAPATEPFASARVIAEARRLAVTAPTGSPTA, from the coding sequence ATGACGCCCGACACCAGCTCGACGTACCCCGTCGTCCACACGCTCGCCGGTGCCGTCCGCGGCATTCGTCGGCCAGACGGCTCGTCCGCCTTCCTCGGCATCCCGTTCGCCGAACCCCCGTTCGGCGCCCGCCGCTTCCAGGCGCCGGAGCCGACCGGCCCATGGGAGGGCGTGCGCGACGCCACCACGCACGGCGCGACGCCGCAGCGGAAGGCCATGGCCGAGATCACGACGATCCCCGAGCCGTCCATCCCCGGCGAGTCGACCCTCAACGTCGACGTCTTCACCCCGGACCCCTCGCCCGCATCGGACGGCACCGGACTCCCGGTCCTCGTCTGGATCCACGGCGGCGGTTTCATCGCGGGTTCGCCCGCCAGTCCCTGGTACGACGGCCGCTCGTTCAACCGCGACGGCGTCGTCACCGTGTCGATCTCGTACCGACTCGGGTTCGACGGCTTCGGCTGGCTGCCCGACGCCCCGGCGAACCGCGGGGTCCTCGACTGGATCCTCGCCCTCGAATGGGTCCGTGACAACATCCAGGCCTTCGGCGGCGATCCGCGACGCGTGACGATCGCCGGCCAGTCCGCCGGCGGTGGCTCGGTGATGACCCTGCTCGCCACACCTGCCGCCCAGCACCTGTTCCACCGGGCGATCTCGCTGTCCGGCGTCCCCGGAGACGTGCCGCTTGAGCAGGCCCGCTCGCTGACCGAGCGTCTCGCCGCCCACCTCGGGGTCGCGCCGACGGCCGCCGGCTTCGCGAGCGTGCCGGAGACCGCCCTCATCGAGGCGCAGGGGTTCGAGGCGACCGCCGGCGGGCCTCGCGACGCGGAGTCGATCCTCCGCGGGATGACGACCATGGACGGCCGCCTGGGCCTCGGACCGGTGGTCGACGGCGAACTCCTCGTGGACACGGTCGACGCCGGCCTGGCCGCAGGACGCGGGGCCGACAAACCCCTGCTCGTCAGCGCGACCCGTGAGGAGTTCGCCGGCTTCTTCACCGGGCGGCCGGACGCCTTCGACGCCGTACCGCCGGCCCGTGCCGTGCACCTCATGGGGGCTCCCGAGGCGCTCGCCGACGCATACGTCGCGACGCAGGTCGGCGAGCCCACGAGCCTCGTCGCCGGCCGCTTCATCAGCGACGTCATGTTCCGTGAGCGCATCATCCGTTGGGCGGCGGCGCGCGGTGACGCCGAGACCTGGGTCTCCGACTTCGTGTGGCCGTCGGCGGTCAGCGGCATCGCCGAGCACTGTCTCGACGTCCCCTTCTTCTTCGACCTCCTCGACGACCCGGACGTCACGCGGGTCGCCGGTCCCGCCGCACCGCAGGAGTTGGCGGACCGCCTCCACGGCGCCGCCGTCGCCTTCGTCCGCGGCGGTTCGCCGGGTTGGGCACCCGCCGGGCGGTCGGCGTCGGACATCGAGGTGTTCGACGCCGCGGGCGCGCCGGCGACGGAGCCGTTCGCGAGCGCCCGGGTGATCGCCGAGGCCAGACGGCTCGCGGTCACAGCTCCGACGGGATCACCGACCGCGTAG
- a CDS encoding MarR family winged helix-turn-helix transcriptional regulator, whose product MSTRVDDILNQWRAERPELDVSPMAVIGRLSRAATTVDARLAATFAAHGLDSASFDVLATLLRAGAPHELPPKDLTHWSMVTSSAIAQRVNKLVDRGLVTRRPSEHDGRGTVVALTPAGKDLVEETLPDHLAAEERLLAGFSATEREQLASLLERLAGA is encoded by the coding sequence ATGAGCACGCGCGTCGACGACATCCTGAACCAGTGGCGAGCCGAGCGACCCGAGCTCGACGTCTCCCCCATGGCCGTGATCGGACGACTCTCCCGAGCCGCGACGACGGTGGACGCCCGCCTCGCGGCGACCTTCGCTGCACACGGCCTCGACAGCGCGTCGTTCGACGTCCTCGCGACCCTCCTCAGGGCCGGCGCCCCGCACGAGCTCCCCCCGAAGGACCTCACCCACTGGTCCATGGTGACGTCGAGCGCCATCGCCCAGCGCGTCAACAAGCTCGTCGACCGCGGCCTCGTGACCCGTCGACCGAGCGAACACGACGGGCGCGGGACGGTCGTCGCCCTCACGCCGGCGGGGAAGGACCTCGTCGAGGAGACCCTCCCGGACCACCTCGCCGCCGAAGAGCGGCTCCTGGCCGGCTTCTCCGCCACCGAGCGCGAACAGCTCGCGTCACTCCTCGAGCGCCTCGCGGGCGCCTGA
- a CDS encoding phytoene/squalene synthase family protein, whose protein sequence is MTAGGNGTGHPNDDDSAVGDARRLYDRVAQETASIVIRRYSTSFGLAARLLGGEIRQDVENVYALVRIADEIVDGVAAAAGLDPERVLAMLDALERDTEDAVETGYSSNLVVHAFAITARSAGIETDLTRPFFASMRADLSRTVHTPETFRDYVYGSAEVVGLMCLRIFLRGHDVDDAQRAAFVVGARSLGAAFQKVNFLRDLSADHDELGRSYFPGVAVDDLTEAQKHSLLDDIEADLDRSAAVLAQLPKSSRRAVALAQELFSELARRIRTTPASDLVRTRVRVPDPVKLRIAAGALAGRTPTSTGTTASIPTIDESSLS, encoded by the coding sequence ATGACCGCGGGCGGCAACGGGACGGGGCACCCGAACGACGACGACTCGGCCGTCGGCGACGCCCGACGACTCTACGACCGGGTCGCGCAGGAGACCGCCAGCATCGTGATCCGGCGCTACTCCACCTCCTTCGGGCTCGCGGCCAGGCTCCTCGGCGGCGAGATCCGGCAGGACGTGGAGAACGTCTACGCGCTCGTCCGGATCGCCGACGAGATCGTCGACGGGGTCGCCGCGGCCGCCGGGCTCGACCCCGAGCGGGTCCTCGCCATGCTCGACGCCCTCGAGCGCGACACCGAGGACGCCGTCGAGACGGGGTACAGCAGCAACCTCGTCGTGCACGCCTTCGCCATCACCGCCCGGTCGGCGGGCATCGAGACCGACCTCACCCGGCCGTTCTTCGCGTCCATGCGGGCGGACCTCTCGCGCACCGTCCACACGCCCGAGACCTTCCGTGACTACGTGTACGGCTCCGCCGAGGTCGTCGGCCTCATGTGCCTGCGGATCTTCCTGCGCGGCCACGACGTCGACGACGCCCAGCGCGCCGCGTTCGTCGTCGGAGCCAGGAGCCTCGGTGCGGCGTTCCAGAAGGTCAACTTCCTCCGAGACCTCTCGGCCGACCACGACGAACTGGGTCGCAGCTACTTCCCGGGTGTCGCCGTCGACGACCTCACCGAGGCGCAGAAGCACAGCCTGCTCGACGACATCGAGGCCGACCTCGACCGCTCGGCCGCCGTGCTCGCCCAGCTGCCGAAGTCGAGTCGTCGTGCCGTCGCACTCGCGCAGGAGCTGTTCTCCGAACTGGCGAGACGGATCCGCACCACCCCCGCCTCGGACCTCGTCCGCACCCGCGTGCGCGTCCCCGACCCCGTGAAGCTACGGATCGCCGCCGGCGCACTCGCCGGCCGGACGCCCACCTCCACCGGCACCACCGCCTCAATACCGACGATCGACGAGAGCTCCCTGTCATGA
- a CDS encoding lycopene cyclase domain-containing protein, which yields MTYAGLNAWFLAVVAVAALLAVVRLDARRRRGAPGSGPTAGTWLLGVGAVLVVLLLMTALFDNVMIGIGLVGYDPELISGAFIGVAPLEDFAYAIAAAVLLPSLWVLLERRTPAPVSPSPSQEDPA from the coding sequence ATGACGTACGCCGGACTCAACGCGTGGTTCCTCGCCGTCGTGGCGGTCGCCGCCCTCCTCGCCGTCGTGCGGCTCGACGCCCGCCGTCGCCGCGGTGCGCCAGGGAGCGGCCCGACGGCCGGCACCTGGCTGCTCGGCGTCGGCGCCGTCCTCGTCGTGCTGCTCCTCATGACCGCCCTGTTCGACAACGTCATGATCGGGATCGGGCTCGTCGGCTACGACCCCGAGCTCATCTCCGGCGCCTTCATCGGGGTCGCCCCGCTCGAGGACTTCGCCTACGCCATCGCCGCCGCCGTCCTGCTGCCCTCGCTCTGGGTGCTGCTCGAACGTCGCACCCCGGCTCCCGTCTCCCCATCCCCGTCCCAGGAGGACCCGGCATGA
- the crtI gene encoding phytoene desaturase family protein, translating to MTTSPTRTVVIGGGISGLATAALLARDGQQVTLLERRDVLGGRAGTWEQDGFTFDTGPSWYLMPEVFDHFYRLLGTSAADQLDLGRLDPAYRVYSEGRDGHLDLAANRADNLALFESVEPGAGAKMDEYLRSAKETYEIAIRSFLYTTFESYRTLASREVLARMPKLAKLLTEDLDTLTARTVSDVRLQQILGYPAVFLGSSPFDAPSMYHLMSYLDLEDGVLYPQGGFSRIIDTIAELARAEGVEIVTGAEVTGITTMPAGRRSRVAGVNYLDVDGRRQLLHADNVVSAADLHHTETTLLPRELQTYPAEYWEKRTAGPGAVLVMLGVRGELPELLHHSLFFTTDWRDNFGRIFGEVTSVPDPASLYVCRPSATDAGVAPEGHENLFILVPIPADPTIGGGGDARVTEIGDAAIAQIAAWAGVPDLADRIVVRRDVGPADFVNDLNVWKGTSLGPAHILSQSAMFRSGNVSKKVDGLYYTGGSTIPGIGLPMCLISAELVVKRMRGDITTGPMPVPLRRRSVAAD from the coding sequence ATGACCACTTCCCCCACCCGCACCGTCGTCATCGGCGGCGGCATCAGCGGACTCGCCACCGCGGCCCTGCTCGCCCGCGACGGTCAGCAGGTCACCCTGCTCGAACGCCGCGACGTGCTCGGCGGGCGGGCCGGCACCTGGGAGCAGGACGGGTTCACCTTCGACACGGGGCCGAGCTGGTACCTCATGCCTGAGGTCTTCGACCACTTCTACCGACTCCTCGGCACCTCGGCGGCGGACCAGCTCGACCTGGGCCGCCTCGACCCGGCCTACCGGGTCTACTCCGAAGGCCGCGACGGCCACCTCGACCTCGCCGCGAACCGCGCCGACAACCTGGCCCTGTTCGAGTCCGTCGAGCCCGGTGCCGGCGCGAAGATGGACGAGTACCTCCGGAGCGCCAAGGAGACGTACGAGATCGCGATCCGGAGCTTCCTCTACACGACGTTCGAGTCGTACCGGACGCTCGCGAGCCGCGAGGTCCTCGCGCGCATGCCGAAGCTGGCGAAGCTCCTGACCGAGGACCTCGACACGCTCACCGCCCGCACCGTCTCCGACGTCCGCCTGCAGCAAATCCTCGGGTATCCGGCGGTCTTCCTCGGGTCCTCGCCGTTCGACGCGCCGAGCATGTACCACCTGATGAGCTACCTCGACCTCGAGGACGGCGTGCTCTACCCGCAGGGCGGGTTCTCCCGGATCATCGACACCATCGCCGAGCTGGCGCGTGCCGAGGGCGTGGAGATCGTCACGGGCGCGGAGGTCACGGGCATCACGACGATGCCCGCCGGTCGTCGCTCGCGTGTCGCCGGGGTCAACTACCTCGACGTCGACGGTCGCCGTCAGCTCCTGCACGCCGACAACGTCGTGTCGGCCGCCGACCTCCACCACACCGAGACGACGCTCCTCCCGCGTGAGCTGCAGACCTACCCCGCCGAGTACTGGGAGAAGCGCACCGCCGGCCCCGGCGCCGTGCTCGTCATGCTCGGGGTCCGCGGTGAGCTGCCGGAACTGCTGCACCACAGCCTGTTCTTCACCACCGACTGGCGCGACAACTTCGGCCGCATCTTCGGCGAGGTGACGAGCGTGCCCGACCCGGCATCGCTCTACGTCTGCCGCCCGAGCGCCACCGACGCCGGGGTCGCCCCCGAGGGACACGAGAACCTGTTCATCCTCGTGCCCATTCCGGCCGACCCCACCATCGGCGGTGGCGGTGACGCCCGGGTCACGGAGATCGGTGACGCGGCCATCGCGCAGATCGCCGCCTGGGCCGGCGTGCCCGACCTCGCCGACCGCATCGTCGTCCGCCGCGACGTCGGTCCCGCCGACTTCGTGAACGACCTCAACGTGTGGAAGGGCACCTCCCTCGGGCCGGCGCACATCCTCTCGCAGAGCGCCATGTTCCGCAGCGGCAACGTGAGCAAGAAGGTGGACGGCCTCTACTACACGGGTGGTTCCACCATCCCCGGCATCGGGCTCCCCATGTGCCTCATCAGCGCCGAGCTCGTCGTGAAGCGCATGCGCGGCGACATCACGACCGGGCCGATGCCCGTGCCGTTGCGCAGACGTTCCGTGGCCGCCGACTGA
- a CDS encoding lycopene cyclase domain-containing protein, which translates to MGLLYLLALLVSITGMVMLDRRFRLFFWADRRRAAVILPVGVVFFLVWDLFGIGLGIFFRGETSFMTGLQIAPELPIEEVFFLTLLCYLTMNLFGAARHLTGRTARGTDAATGVSGR; encoded by the coding sequence ATGGGTCTGCTGTACCTGCTCGCGCTCCTCGTCTCGATCACCGGGATGGTCATGCTCGACCGGCGGTTCCGACTGTTCTTCTGGGCGGACCGGCGGCGGGCCGCCGTCATCCTGCCGGTCGGCGTCGTGTTCTTCCTCGTCTGGGACCTGTTCGGCATCGGCCTGGGGATCTTCTTCCGCGGCGAGACCTCGTTCATGACCGGATTGCAGATCGCTCCGGAGCTGCCGATCGAGGAGGTCTTCTTCCTGACCCTCCTCTGCTACCTGACGATGAACCTCTTCGGGGCGGCGCGGCACCTGACCGGGCGCACGGCCAGAGGGACGGACGCCGCCACCGGGGTGAGCGGACGATGA
- the hxlA gene encoding 3-hexulose-6-phosphate synthase — translation MKLQVAMDVLTTEAALELAGKVAPYVDILELGTPLIKAEGLRAVTAIKDAHPDKIVFADLKTMDAGELEADIAFSAGADIVTVLGTAGDSTIVGAVKAAKAHGKSVVVDLIGVADKVTRAKEVTALGAAFVEMHAGLDEQAEEGFTFQTLLSDGEAAAVPFSVAGGVNASTIASVQQAGAQVAVAGGAIYSADDPAASAAELRAAIVA, via the coding sequence ATGAAGCTCCAGGTAGCCATGGACGTCCTCACCACCGAGGCAGCCCTCGAACTCGCCGGGAAGGTCGCGCCCTACGTCGACATCCTCGAGCTCGGCACCCCGCTGATCAAGGCCGAGGGTCTCCGCGCCGTCACCGCGATCAAGGACGCCCACCCCGACAAGATCGTCTTCGCCGACCTCAAGACCATGGACGCCGGCGAGCTCGAAGCCGACATCGCGTTCTCGGCCGGTGCGGACATCGTCACGGTGCTCGGCACCGCCGGCGACAGCACCATCGTCGGCGCGGTGAAGGCCGCGAAGGCGCACGGCAAGTCCGTCGTCGTCGACCTCATCGGTGTCGCCGACAAGGTCACGCGAGCGAAGGAGGTCACCGCCCTCGGTGCCGCCTTCGTCGAGATGCACGCCGGGCTCGACGAGCAGGCGGAGGAGGGCTTCACCTTCCAGACGCTCCTCTCCGACGGTGAGGCCGCTGCCGTGCCGTTCTCGGTCGCCGGTGGCGTCAACGCCTCGACGATCGCCTCGGTCCAGCAGGCCGGCGCGCAGGTCGCCGTCGCCGGTGGAGCCATCTACTCGGCCGACGACCCGGCTGCTTCCGCCGCCGAGCTCCGCGCAGCGATCGTCGCGTAA
- a CDS encoding type 1 glutamine amidotransferase gives MTRPHVLILQHVAWEQPAVLGEVLTASGIDWTLDTVVSRRELPPEREITGFDGLVLLGGPMGALDVEEHPGLGLEAQLVRDAAVLGIPVFGICLGHQLIATALGATLHSASAHEVGVGDVELLVDGELGMRGEQVPVLHWHGDVVEAPHGATVLASSPSTPNQAFRIDDRVFATQFHLEVDPATLDHWLEEPAMLRDLPFVTGTAAEAADRLRADLAAIAEPMRAAGERLFGAFADAVLRRTSVDPSLR, from the coding sequence ATGACCAGACCGCACGTCCTGATCCTGCAACACGTCGCCTGGGAGCAGCCCGCCGTGCTCGGTGAGGTGCTCACGGCGTCCGGCATCGACTGGACGCTCGACACCGTCGTCTCGCGTCGCGAACTCCCGCCGGAGCGCGAGATCACCGGCTTCGACGGCCTCGTCCTCCTCGGCGGTCCGATGGGGGCGCTCGACGTGGAGGAGCACCCGGGCCTCGGCCTCGAGGCACAGCTCGTCCGCGACGCTGCGGTGCTCGGCATCCCGGTGTTCGGCATCTGCCTCGGGCATCAGCTCATCGCGACGGCCCTCGGGGCGACGCTCCACAGCGCGTCCGCGCACGAGGTGGGGGTCGGCGACGTCGAGCTGCTCGTGGACGGCGAACTCGGGATGCGCGGCGAACAGGTCCCCGTGCTGCACTGGCACGGCGACGTCGTCGAGGCACCGCACGGGGCCACCGTGTTGGCATCCTCGCCCTCGACGCCGAATCAGGCGTTCCGGATCGACGACCGGGTGTTCGCGACCCAGTTCCACCTCGAGGTGGACCCCGCGACACTCGACCACTGGCTCGAGGAGCCCGCGATGCTCCGTGACCTGCCGTTCGTGACGGGCACCGCCGCCGAGGCCGCCGATCGGTTGCGGGCGGACCTCGCCGCCATCGCGGAGCCCATGCGAGCGGCCGGCGAGCGACTGTTCGGCGCCTTCGCGGACGCGGTGCTGCGCCGGACGAGCGTCGATCCGTCACTGCGCTGA
- the idi gene encoding isopentenyl-diphosphate Delta-isomerase, whose protein sequence is MSVPEELVVLLAEDGTRIGTTPKATVHTQETPLHLAFSCHVIGPDGRILVTRRALSKLTWPGVWTNSFCGHPGPEEDSVDAVLRRASAELGLPISAPHLVLPDFRYRAVDASGVVEYEICPVYVAYTDAVPEPNPAEVMEWAWAEPATLLESVERAPFAFSPWLTLQLPLVVPLLAETPAR, encoded by the coding sequence ATGTCGGTACCCGAAGAACTCGTCGTCCTGCTCGCCGAGGACGGCACCCGCATCGGCACCACGCCGAAGGCGACCGTCCACACGCAGGAGACGCCCCTCCACCTCGCCTTCTCCTGCCACGTCATCGGTCCCGACGGCCGCATCCTCGTGACCCGCCGCGCCCTGTCGAAGCTCACCTGGCCGGGCGTCTGGACGAACTCGTTCTGCGGCCACCCGGGTCCCGAGGAGGACAGCGTCGACGCGGTCCTCCGCCGCGCGAGCGCCGAGCTGGGCCTGCCGATCTCGGCGCCGCACCTCGTGCTGCCCGACTTCCGGTACCGCGCCGTCGACGCCTCCGGCGTGGTCGAGTACGAGATCTGCCCGGTCTACGTCGCCTACACCGACGCTGTGCCCGAGCCGAACCCGGCAGAGGTCATGGAGTGGGCTTGGGCCGAGCCCGCAACCCTCCTGGAGTCGGTCGAGCGCGCGCCCTTCGCGTTCAGCCCGTGGCTCACCCTGCAGTTGCCGCTCGTCGTCCCGCTCCTCGCGGAGACGCCCGCGCGCTGA
- a CDS encoding YdeI/OmpD-associated family protein: protein MRFRTVIELQGNNTGILVPDAVIDELGAGKRVPVVVTVGATTYRSTITPMGGRFLIALSAANRAAAGVAGGDEVEVELEVDTAPRVFPLPPELEQALAGDEQALAAYGALSFSRQRALAEPIALAKTDATRDKRLAAAVEALRGA from the coding sequence ATGAGATTCCGCACCGTCATCGAGCTGCAGGGCAACAACACCGGCATCCTCGTCCCCGACGCCGTCATCGACGAGCTCGGCGCCGGCAAGCGCGTCCCGGTCGTCGTGACCGTCGGCGCGACCACCTACCGCAGCACGATCACGCCGATGGGTGGCCGCTTCCTCATCGCCCTCAGCGCCGCGAACCGGGCTGCGGCCGGGGTCGCCGGCGGTGACGAGGTCGAGGTGGAACTCGAGGTCGACACGGCTCCCCGGGTCTTCCCCCTGCCGCCGGAACTCGAACAGGCGCTCGCGGGTGACGAGCAGGCGCTCGCCGCCTACGGGGCGCTGTCGTTCAGTCGGCAGCGTGCGCTCGCCGAGCCGATCGCGCTCGCGAAGACGGACGCGACGCGCGACAAGCGCTTGGCCGCGGCCGTCGAGGCGCTCCGCGGCGCGTGA
- a CDS encoding EamA family transporter, with protein sequence MLSKNLRVAAITALAPVSWGTTYLVTSELLPPGRPLLAAVLRALPAGLLLLAITRTLPVGGWWWRSLVLGTLNIGAFFAFLFLAAYRLPGGVAATMGAIGPVLVAVLASLLVGEALTLRRVLAGLAGIGGVALIVLQADVRLDVVGVVAALAGAVSMSLGSVLSKRWGRPSTGRRLGGRDQGSSSPVSGLAVTAWQLVAGGLVLVPVLLVVEGLPADAPGPAAVGGYAYLAVVGTALAYALWFRGIGVLPVGSVSFLGLLSPVVAVLLGVAVLGEGLSLGQLLGIGVVAGSLVLVFTARAPKTILSA encoded by the coding sequence GTGCTAAGCAAAAACCTCCGCGTCGCCGCCATCACCGCGCTCGCCCCCGTCAGCTGGGGGACCACCTACCTCGTCACGAGCGAACTGCTCCCGCCCGGACGGCCGCTGCTCGCCGCGGTCCTCCGGGCGTTGCCCGCCGGACTGCTGCTGCTCGCGATCACCCGCACCCTGCCGGTCGGTGGCTGGTGGTGGCGGTCCCTCGTCCTCGGCACCCTCAACATCGGCGCCTTCTTCGCCTTCCTCTTCCTCGCCGCCTACCGCCTGCCCGGCGGGGTCGCGGCCACCATGGGCGCGATCGGTCCCGTCCTCGTCGCCGTCCTCGCCAGCCTGCTCGTCGGGGAGGCGTTGACCCTCCGCCGCGTCCTCGCCGGCCTCGCGGGGATCGGCGGCGTCGCGCTCATCGTGCTGCAGGCGGACGTACGTCTCGACGTGGTCGGGGTCGTCGCCGCGCTCGCCGGTGCGGTGTCCATGTCCCTCGGCTCGGTGCTGAGCAAGCGGTGGGGCAGGCCGTCGACGGGTCGGCGGCTCGGTGGCCGCGACCAGGGTTCGTCGAGCCCCGTGTCGGGCCTGGCGGTCACGGCGTGGCAGCTCGTCGCCGGCGGGCTCGTCCTCGTGCCGGTCCTCCTCGTCGTCGAAGGGCTGCCCGCGGACGCACCCGGTCCCGCCGCGGTGGGCGGCTACGCATACCTCGCCGTCGTGGGCACCGCGCTCGCCTACGCCCTGTGGTTCCGGGGCATCGGCGTCCTCCCGGTCGGTTCCGTCTCGTTCCTCGGGCTGCTGAGCCCGGTCGTCGCCGTGCTCCTCGGGGTCGCCGTGCTCGGTGAGGGTTTGAGCCTCGGCCAGCTCCTCGGCATCGGGGTCGTCGCCGGCTCCCTCGTCCTGGTCTTCACGGCACGGGCGCCGAAGACCATACTGAGCGCATGA
- a CDS encoding polyprenyl synthetase family protein — translation METHHVVDVPYRQQHQVEDALERFLELAKTQAVSFGGAGYLRLWETIERSMAGGKRFRPRMVMTAYEALGGDDVVAAAHVAAAYELLHTALIVHDDVIDRDFVRRGSPNVSGSYRDIAQTAGIPLPLAEHRGMSVAVIAGDLALSASYRLIDRAGSADSVRTRLREILDDAISASAAGELADVDFTVGGVVPTVDDIIRMERLKTAYYSFEAPLQSGGVLAGAPEATIDALGAFGQQIGIAYQIIDDVLGVFGDAKTTGKTTIGDLREGKLTVMVAFAAEQPEWHAVEHLFGDPDLDEDGAAVLRDVLTSTGARQHATLLAGDYANRAWEQLASPSIPQQLREELRPIVATVLERSR, via the coding sequence ATGGAGACCCACCACGTCGTCGACGTGCCCTACCGGCAACAGCACCAGGTCGAGGACGCCCTCGAGCGGTTCCTCGAACTGGCGAAGACGCAGGCGGTGTCGTTCGGCGGCGCCGGGTACCTGCGGCTCTGGGAGACCATCGAACGCAGCATGGCCGGCGGCAAGCGCTTCCGCCCCCGTATGGTCATGACCGCCTACGAGGCGCTCGGCGGAGACGACGTCGTCGCGGCAGCCCACGTCGCGGCTGCCTACGAGCTCCTCCACACCGCGCTGATCGTGCACGACGACGTGATCGACCGCGACTTCGTGCGGCGCGGCAGCCCCAACGTCTCCGGCAGCTACCGGGACATCGCGCAGACCGCCGGCATCCCCCTGCCACTCGCCGAGCACCGTGGCATGTCCGTCGCCGTCATCGCCGGCGACCTCGCCCTGTCGGCGTCCTACCGCCTGATCGACCGCGCCGGCAGTGCCGACTCGGTCCGCACCCGCCTCCGCGAGATCCTCGACGACGCCATCTCCGCGTCGGCCGCCGGTGAACTCGCCGACGTCGACTTCACCGTCGGCGGCGTCGTCCCGACGGTCGACGACATCATCCGCATGGAACGCCTGAAGACCGCGTACTACTCCTTCGAGGCGCCGCTGCAGTCCGGCGGGGTCCTGGCCGGAGCGCCCGAGGCCACGATCGACGCCCTCGGCGCGTTCGGGCAGCAGATCGGCATCGCCTACCAGATCATCGACGACGTCCTCGGGGTCTTCGGCGACGCGAAGACCACGGGCAAGACCACGATCGGCGACCTCCGCGAGGGCAAGCTGACGGTCATGGTGGCGTTCGCCGCCGAGCAGCCCGAATGGCACGCCGTCGAGCACCTCTTCGGTGACCCGGACCTCGACGAGGACGGTGCCGCCGTGCTGCGCGACGTGCTCACCTCCACGGGTGCGCGCCAGCACGCGACGCTGCTCGCGGGGGACTACGCCAATCGGGCCTGGGAGCAACTGGCGTCGCCGAGCATCCCACAGCAGCTCCGCGAGGAACTGCGTCCCATCGTGGCCACGGTGCTCGAGCGGTCGCGATGA
- the dcd gene encoding dCTP deaminase, translating to MLLSDRDIKAELDASRIALDPYSPEMIQPSSIDVRLDRFFRLFDNHKYPFIDPAEDQPELTRLIETLPNEPFILHPGEFVLGSTYERVSLPDDVAARLEGKSSLGRLGLLTHSTAGFIDPGFTGHVTLELSNVATLPIKLWPGMKIGQMCFFRLTSPAERPYGSSEYSSRYQGQRGPTASRSFQNFHRTDVGETQR from the coding sequence GTGCTGCTCTCGGACCGTGACATCAAAGCCGAACTCGACGCCTCCCGCATCGCGCTCGACCCGTACTCGCCGGAGATGATCCAGCCCTCGTCGATCGACGTGCGGCTCGATCGCTTCTTCCGGCTCTTCGACAACCACAAGTACCCGTTCATCGATCCCGCCGAAGACCAGCCGGAACTCACCCGGCTCATCGAGACCCTGCCGAACGAGCCGTTCATCCTGCACCCCGGCGAGTTCGTCCTCGGTTCCACCTACGAGCGCGTGTCCCTCCCGGACGACGTCGCCGCGCGGCTGGAGGGGAAGAGCTCCCTCGGCCGCCTCGGCTTGCTGACGCACTCGACCGCCGGCTTCATCGACCCCGGGTTCACGGGGCACGTCACGCTCGAGCTCAGCAACGTCGCGACCCTGCCGATCAAGCTGTGGCCGGGCATGAAGATCGGCCAGATGTGCTTCTTCCGGCTGACCTCGCCGGCCGAGCGCCCCTACGGGTCGAGCGAGTACAGTTCCAGGTATCAGGGACAGCGTGGACCCACCGCCTCCCGTTCCTTCCAGAACTTCCACCGGACCGACGTCGGCGAGACGCAGCGCTGA